In Drosophila miranda strain MSH22 chromosome Y unlocalized genomic scaffold, D.miranda_PacBio2.1 Contig_Y3_pilon, whole genome shotgun sequence, a single window of DNA contains:
- the LOC117194571 gene encoding kinesin-like protein Klp61F — protein MDTSNNVRLQLQQQQARKSNQNIQVYVRVRPLNARKRCIRSAEVVDVLSPREILTRHTLDSKLTKKFTFDRSFGPESKQCDVYAVVVSPLIEEVLSGYNCTVFAYGQTGTGKTHTMVGNETAELKSSWEDDSDVGIIPRALSHLFDELRMMEVEFTMRISYLELYNEELCDLLSTDDSTKIRIFDDSTKKGSVIIQGLEEITVQSKDDVYKLLEKGKERRKTATTLVRHSHLVHPLERSRSSDVPEPFRVVGCLWIDDWAHQ, from the exons ATGGACACATCGAACAACGTACGCCTGCaacttcagcagcagcaggcacgcAAATCGAATCAAAACATTCAGGTCTATGTGCGCGTTAG GCCGCTGAATGCACGCAAGCGATGCATACGCTCCGCAGAGGTTGTGGATGTGCTCAGTCCACGCGAGATCCTCACACGCCACACCCTCGACTCGAAGTTGACGAAGAAGTTTACGTTTGATCGGAGCTTCGGCCCCGAGTCCAAGCAATGCGATGTCTATGCGGTGGTGGTGTCGCCCCTGATCGAAGAGGTGCTAAGCGGCTACAATTGCACGGTGTTCGCGTACGGACAGACGGGTACTGGCAAGACGCACACGATGGTGGGGAATGAGACCGCGGAGTTGAAGTCCTCTTGGGAAGAT GACTCTGATGTGGGCATCATACCGCGTGCCTTGAGTCACCTTTTCGACGAACTCCGCATGATGGAAGTTGAGTTCACGATGCGCATCTCCTACCTGGAGCTGTACAACGAGGAGCTGTGCGACCTCCTCTCCACCGATGACTCCACAAAGATACGCATCTTCGACGACAGCACAAAGAAGGGTTCGGTGATCATCCAGGGCCTCGAGGAGATCACTGTCCAGAGCAAGGACGATGTCTACAAGCTCCTGGAGAAGGGCAAGGAGCGACGCAAGACCGCGACCaccctcgtccgccactctcatctcgtccacccgctcgagaggtcgcgatcgtcggacgtgccagaaccgtttcgtgtcgt tggctgtctcTGGATCGACGATTGGGCACATCAATAG